The Lycium barbarum isolate Lr01 chromosome 9, ASM1917538v2, whole genome shotgun sequence genome has a segment encoding these proteins:
- the LOC132611142 gene encoding uncharacterized protein LOC132611142, with product MATLKITKKHHKHFNNPFPANPKSLPLIYGTLFLNSLKLPPHQIYAIGIDFQLNWSSKDGGFLSISHKSKPARPLWSTIPGEAFISAAIAETEVEESRGSFLIKDKHVHSITNHQTIEDIKIIHEYDQDRVFPSFSLSKNPLFPVLMITGKVFGVNKRKKKVRFTRRKDSEKETSTRARYWLLFDQKECNQVGFQVRIGKPDLELPQRVSPRSYRSFSLKFGRIRRRRAGWFGGFLSRKKSVIVSSPEENLVMKSSAGVNGYNRICVTYSSERNEKIFGFGEQFSHMNFKGKRVPIFVQEQGIGRGDQPITFAANLVSYRAGGDWSTTYAPSPFYMTSKMRSMYLEGYNYSVFDLTKDDRIQIQLHGDSFEGRILHGNSPSEIIECFTGSTGRLPLLPEWIISGAVVGMQGGTDTVRSIWNEMKRYEVPVSAFWLQDWVGQRETVIGSQLWWNWEADETRYSGWKQLIRDLNMQHIKVMTYCNPCLAPMDKKPNLRRHHFEEAKKLDILVKDKNGEPYMVPNTAFDVGMLDLTHPHTANWFKQILQEMVDDGVRGWMADFGEGLPVDACLYSGEDPIAAHNRYPELWAKINREFVDEWKSSHVGKEGEDPEESLVFFMRAGYRDTPKWAMLFWEGDQMVSWQKNDGIKSAVIGLLSGGLSGYALNHSDIGGYCAVNLPFFKYRRSEELLLRWMELAAFTTVFRTHEGNKPSCNSQFYSNNRTLSHFARLAKVYKAWKFYRIQLVKEASQKGLPICRHLFLHYPEDERVQSLTYEQFLVGTEILVVPVLDKGKETVKAYFPIGESSSWKHIWTGKLYSTQGSEAWVEAPIGYPAIFVKQGSPVGETFLEKLGKYNVL from the exons ATGGCAACTTTGAAAATCACAAAAAAGCATCACAAACATTTCAATAATCCTTTCCCTGCCAACCCAAAGTCACTCCCATTAATCTATGGAACTTTATTCTTGAATTCTCTGAAACTCCCTCCTCATCAGATCTACGCCATTGGAATAGATTTCCAGTTGAATTGGTCATCAAAAGATGGTGGATTTCTTTCAATATCTCACAAGTCTAAACCTGCAAGGCCCTTATGGTCCACCATACCTGGAGAAGCTTTCATTTCTGCAGCCATTGCTGAAACTGAAGTGGAAGAAAGTAGAGGGTCATTCCTCATTAAAGATAAACATGTTCATTCAATAACTAATCATCAAACCATTGAAGACATTAAGATCATACACGAATATGATCAAGATCGAGTTTTTCCATCATTTTCCCTGTCAAAGAATCCCTTGTTTCCTGTTTTAATGATCACAGGGAAAGTTTTTGGTGtcaataaaagaaagaaaaaggttagATTTACAAGAAGAAAAGATTCAGAGAAAGAAACTTCCACTCGTGCAAGATATTGGCTTCTCTTTGATCAGAAAGAATGTAACCAAGTTGGTTTCCAGGTGAGAATTGGGAAACCAGATTTAGAACTTCCACAAAGAGTTTCTCCAAGAAGTTACCGAAGCTTTTCTCTAAAATTTGGTCGAATTCGGAGACGCAGAGCTGGGTGGTTTGGTGGATTTCTATCAAGAAAAAAATCTGTCATTGTTTCATCACCTGAGGAGAACTTGGTGATGAAAAGTAGTGCAGGAGTGAATGGATATAATAGGATTTGTGTAACATATTCAAGTGAAAGAAATGAGAAAATCTTTGGTTTTGGAGAGCAATTTTCTCATATGAACTTCAAAGGAAAGAGGGTCCCCATTTTTGTTCAAGAACAAGGGATTGGAAGAGGTGATCAACCTATTACCTTTGCAGCCAACTTAGTTAGCTAcag GGCAGGCGGTGACTGGAGCACAACTTATGCTCCTTCACCATTCTACATGACATCAAAGATGAGGTCAATGTACTTGGAGGGTTACAACTATTCAGTGTTTGATCTAACAAAAGATGATAGAATCCAGATACAG TTACATGGGGACTCATTTGAAGGACGGATACTGCACGGGAACTCACCTTCAGAGATTATTGAATGTTTCACAGGAAGCACTGGTAGACTCCCACTTCTTCCAGAGTGGATTATTTCTGGTGCAGTGGTGGGAATGCAAGGTGGCACGGACACCGTCCGCAGTATTTGGAATGAAATGAAAAGATATGAAGTACCAGTATCAGCATTCTGGTTGCAG GATTGGGTAGGGCAGAGAGAGACAGTCATTGGATCACAACTTTGGTGGAATTGGGAAGCAGATGAAACGAGATACTCAGGGTGGAAACAACTAATTCGAGACCTTAATATGCAACATATCAAAGTGATGACATATTGCAATCCTTGTCTAGCTCCG ATGGATAAAAAGCCAAATTTAAGAAGACACCATTTTGAGGAGGCAAAGAAGCTGGATATCTTAGTAAAAGACAAGAATGGGGAACCGTATATGGTTCCCAATACAGCATTTGACGTAGGGATGTTGGATTTGACACATCCACATACCGCAAATTGGTTCAAGCAGATTCTCCAAGAAATGGTAGATGATGGAGTAAGAGGATGGATGGCAGATTTTGGCGAAGGCCTTCCTGTCGATGCCTGCTTGTATTCAG GTGAAGATCCAATTGCAGCACATAATAGATATCCAGAATTATGGGCAAAAATCAACAGGGAATTCGTAGACGAATGGAAAAGCTCGCATGTAGGTAAAGAGGGAGAAGATCCGGAGGAGAGTTTGGTCTTCTTCATGAGGGCTGGTTATAGGGATACTCCTAAATGGGCAATGCTATTTTGGGAGGGAGACCAAATGGTGAGTTGGCAAAAAAATGATGGCATCAAGAGTGCAGTCATTGGCTTGCTTAGCGGAGGACTTTCAGGATACGCTCTTAATCACAGTGACATTGGAGGCTACTGTGCAGTAAACTTACCATTTTTTAAGTATCGAAGAAGTGAAGAGCTTCTATTGCGATGGATGGAACTGGCTGCCTTTACCACCGTGTTCCGAACACATGAA GGTAACAAGCCATCTTGCAACAGCCAGTTCTACTCTAATAATAGGACTCTGTCACATTTCGCACGTCTTGCCAAGGTCTACAAAGCATGGAAATTTTACAGGATTCAACTAGTTAAG GAAGCCTCTCAGAAAGGGCTCCCAATTTGTCGACATCTCTTCCTTCACTATCCTGAAGATGAACGTGTACAAAGTTTAACATATGAGCAATTCCTAGTTGGCACAGAGATACTAGTGGTACCTGTGTTAGACAAAGGCAAGGAAACTGTCAAGGCCTATTTCCCAATAGGAGAAAGCTCTTCATGGAAGCATATTTGGACAGGAAAATTGTATTCAACACAAGGTTCTGAAGCTTGGGTGGAAGCTCCAATTGGATATCCTGCCATTTTTGTTAAACAAGGATCTCCTGTTGGAGAAACCTTCTTGGAAAAA